One stretch of Harmonia axyridis chromosome 1, icHarAxyr1.1, whole genome shotgun sequence DNA includes these proteins:
- the LOC123686095 gene encoding putative E3 ubiquitin-protein ligase SINAT1 isoform X2, translating to MSENLDKCLSCDNYFLPPIYQCPRGHTLCSHCTQDAQYMISTSEYNLRQAKLKSVTKVKLFCGSCMNFYFINEELRNEDIERSVEAVKYPCTFKKDGCQFEDIYTKIKTHNETCCFMVGVYGRGHGPLCCHTEKSISGSRIKPPYQRERAP from the exons ATGTCAGAAAATCTCGATAAATGTTTGAGCTGCGATAACTACTTTCTACCACCAATTTATCAATGCCCTAGAGGACATACTTTATGCAGTCACTGTACCCAAGATGCTCAATACATGATTTCAACTAGTGAATATAATTTGAGACAAGCTAAATTAAAATCCGTGACAAAAGTGAAGTTATTTTGTGGAAGCtgtatgaatttttatttcatcaatgaag aactgAGAAATGAAGATATTGAACGTTCAGTAGAAGCAGTGAAATATCCTTGTACTTTCAAGAAAGATGGATGCCAGTTTGAAGATATTTATACCAAAATAAAAACACACAATGAGACATGCTGTTTTATG gttggtgtatatggcaggggcCATGGACCACTGTGTTGCCATACTGAAAAATCCATCAGTGGTTCAAGGATAAAACCACCATACCAGAGAGAGCGCGCACCATAA
- the LOC123686095 gene encoding uncharacterized protein LOC123686095 isoform X1: protein MSENLDKCLSCDNYFLPPIYQCPRGHTLCSHCTQDAQYMISTSEYNLRQAKLKSVTKVKLFCGSCMNFYFINEELRNEDIERSVEAVKYPCTFKKDGCQFEDIYTKIKTHNETCCFMVISCFWKNCYWIGPLRDMKLHLKLHSEMNVGHNEPFVNNSCYTIFHEDSFYLLKILLTQKYVEFFVIYHGEPNKYLFEINIGTKFSNRYPIKLRKVIPPLKSPKIHGFNSHNAEVFLVDFEFVEQFIAVEREKIYDEVQYMIQISPREEQNSDF, encoded by the exons ATGTCAGAAAATCTCGATAAATGTTTGAGCTGCGATAACTACTTTCTACCACCAATTTATCAATGCCCTAGAGGACATACTTTATGCAGTCACTGTACCCAAGATGCTCAATACATGATTTCAACTAGTGAATATAATTTGAGACAAGCTAAATTAAAATCCGTGACAAAAGTGAAGTTATTTTGTGGAAGCtgtatgaatttttatttcatcaatgaag aactgAGAAATGAAGATATTGAACGTTCAGTAGAAGCAGTGAAATATCCTTGTACTTTCAAGAAAGATGGATGCCAGTTTGAAGATATTTATACCAAAATAAAAACACACAATGAGACATGCTGTTTTATGGTAATTAGTTGTTTTTGGAAAAACTGTTATTGGATAGGCCCTCTTCGTGATATGAAGCTACACTTGAAATTACACTCTGAGATGAATGTAGGTCATAATGAACCCTTTGTGAACAATTCATGCTACACAATATTTCATGAGGATAGTTTctatcttttgaaaattttacttacacaaaaatatgttgaattttttgttatataccaTGGAGAACCCAACAAGTATCTTTTTGAAATTAACATAGGGACTAAGTTTTCTAATAGGTATCCAATTAAATTGAGAAAGGTAATACCACCCTTAAAGTCTCCAAAAATTCATGGGTTCAACTCTCATAATGCTGAAGTTTTTTTGGTTGACTTTGAATTCGTAGAGCAATTTATTGCCGTAGAGAgagaaaaaatttatgatgaagTTCAGTATATGATACAAATTTCACCAAGAGAGGAACAAAATTCTGATTTTTAG